In Enoplosus armatus isolate fEnoArm2 chromosome 20, fEnoArm2.hap1, whole genome shotgun sequence, the sequence TGTTGGGTAGTGAGACTGGGAGGAGGATCTGAGTCCCAGCCTGGCCAGTCCTGGTCAGCAGAGTCTGAGGTTGACCAGAAGTGGTTAACAGGGTCTGAGGCTGACCCAGCACCTGGGACACCCCACCTGTGTGGCTGATGAAGAACTGCTGCAGGCTGGGGGCTGCGGGTTGGGACTGGGGCTGGGTCTGGAGTTTGGGACTTCGCTGTGACTGGGGGAGGAGCTGTGGGCTGGCGGTTACTTGGGCTTGGGTTTGGATCTGGGTGAGGAGCTGGGTTTGGGTCTGGAGCTGGAGCGGCTTGCCAGAAGAAACAGTCACATCCTCCAACTTGACCACTGTCGGCAGGGGGGAGAGAGCCTGGGAGCCCAGGATAGAGTTAGGGATTGTAGCGGGAGTGGATGAACAGTTTGACAGCACTGCACCCTCCATTTTGACTACATTTGAGTTCAGGACAGCAGGAACAGGGTTCATAGCAGGTATCGAGGTGAGTTGGGGAGATACAGAGTCAGTGGTGGTGGccctcttctccacctccagctgcatcttcagctcctccaccagcctctgCTCCTGTTCCAGCTTCCTCATCAACTCTTCTATCTGCCGCTCCTTCTCATGGAGCCTCCTGTCCTTTTCTGCCGGGACTCggaaagacaggagaggtgAGGGCCGTGGACATGCCCAGCCAGGGCTCACCATTTGTGTTTCAGAAGGAGCCTCAGACATGCCTACATCCTGCTGAAGGGCGGAGGGATCATAGGGAATGGGTGAGACCGGTGGTGTGGAGTTCGTGTTCTCTGGAGCCACCTGCTGGACTGGGAGGACTATAGCAGGGGTGGTAGTAGTGGTGACCTCCATCGGAACGGACGAGAAGGTGGTGGTGCCAGGGGCATGAATGGTGGTAGGAGCAGAGATGCTGGGATTGTCCTGGAAAGGCTTCAGTCTTTCTATCAGATCAGTCTTTGTTCCTGACACAGGGAGGCCGCGTAGCTTTAGCTCCAGTTTTAGCTCAGCCACCTagacaaatataaatatcatcatatcatcagtGTTGGACTGGTGCTAGAGGAGGAGTGCAGctgattttaaaggaatagttcaacgcTTTAGCTTTTTTGTCGAGAGTAAGATGAGAAACTCAATACCACTCTCCATATCTGTTCAttaaatatggagctacagCCAGATGCaaattagcttagcacaaagactggaagagGGGGTTCAAAGTTTGTAAAAAAGCATCACTAAATTTGACCTTTTTCTACAACTGTTTCTTGACTCCTGGAGTGCATTGAAAAAATGCTGCCATCATTATCATTGCTTTATGAAACCTCCTTTATGAAACTTGGGATTTCTAGGCTGGTTTCTGAGGGGTTTTGCTGGTACACATGGGTTTTCAATTaccttcatctcctccaggTTGGCAGGCAAGACTCCTGGCTTGCGGTTTGAGAGTGAGTTGTTTGGGCGAGCCGAGGCCGAAGGCacagggggaggtggaggtgcagCGGGCAAAGACACCATGATGGAGGTCGGCAGGCTGCCGGCACTGCTGCTCTGACCCTCTGCCACAGgtctacagagagacagacacaaaaagaTGAGGTCAAGAAATAATGTACACTACTTCCCTATGacataaataagaaaaaggaacagaggaagaggaggaaaggagtgTAATTGGAGAGATgattgaagagagagagagagagaaaagagaaagacaggaaagagagagaggaaatctGCTCTTAATATGAACAGACCATCCATCCTGTGCCCCGCGCCTCACTAACAAAGCCAGTCGACCAAACTACAGTGCACTAGCACAGTTCAAAGGGAGCTTGGTCGCTGTGACGACgttcattcacacaaacagcagctgggGAAACAACATCCTGTTAGTTATTCATATGATTAGATGCAGAGTTGTTATTGGAAACTAGCTAATGGCCCTCTGGGTCgttgaaaataacaatatttggCTTGCTTTCAGGCACTTTCAGATACAGAGTTATGGAGGCGAGCCAACCAGTTTAGAGGAAACATCTTTTAGAGAATACAATCGTGGTAAAAACTTAAATCCATAAAACTGTGTCTGTGATATACTGTAGGTAGAAATACAACAATGCAATTACTATTTTTTCTTATTAGTTCCAatgttttacatatatatatatatttatgtatgtactatatatatgtatatatatatatacgtactTGAGAGGTGCTGGTAATATAGTCTGGTAGTTGtagtgctgctgttgctggcTGAGGATCTGCAGCTGGAGgaacagctgctgttgctgcagtaGTCGGGCATAAGAGGAGTCCATGGGTGCTTCACTGGCCTCCTGCTTCTGGTCTGGGGGAACATACTGGTGATACTTGAGCTTTTTCACTCTGGACTTGGGCTCTTTGCCCTTCTTACTGCGGCTCTTCTCTGAGGGCGACCTTTGCTGGCTTTGCTGTTGTGGGAGGGAACCGGAAAACATGCGGTTTGTCCGACGGCCTTCAAATATTACAGAAAGAGGTGATATTGTGTTTAGAGGTGGGGGAAATAAAGCTCTTACTTTCACCAGTGTCGGGCCTGGTTTTGAAGGAGCAGCTGTGGTGACTGGCTGTGTGGGGGTGACAACTGGGCGGCTGGCAGGCGGCTCAGTGGCAGAGATCACTTTCACAATTTCTGTTGCTGCTTGTGTAGCAACTGGGAAGGCCTGAAGAAGCAAACAGATGCTTAGAACTGAACTTGTTATGAACACTGTAAAGTCCAATATCAATGTTATGAAGTTAATAAAAACAGGGGCTATTAGGGCAGTGTTATTAGTCCTGTAACTGACCTGCAGCATGGTGGTGGGTagtggttgtggtggtggtggtggtggtgctggggCTGGAGAGGGCGTCTCTGGCGCTTTGCTCTCCATGGGAGAGGGAACAGAACTCTGAGACTCCTGGCTGGCAGGCTGCTCTGGGGACAGGGCATCGCAGCTGTCCTCATCCACCACCTTGTGATAATTCACCTGGCCCACTGAGAGACAACCACAAAGTCCAGTACTTAACATCATTTCTCTCCAATTGCCTGCATGGCCGATCAAACGAAGACCTCTTCCTGATAGTGCCCATTAAGGCAGAAATTATCTAAAAGCACAAGCTATTTTATCACCACTGTTGCCCCCCGTCTCTCACCGATGATGGCCTGTTTAAGGCTGGAATCCACCGGCAGGATGTTTTTCTCTATCAGCTCCATGGGGCCGGGTCTCTGGGCGATCTTCTCGTTCAGGTTGTCGGCCAGCCGGGCCCTCTTCAGTCTCATCTGGGTGGCCTGTAGTGAGGGTTCTGCTCCAGTCTCTGAGGGGCGAACATAAGAGGGATATGtcatacagtataatgtcaGCTTGTAGATTTCTTGTTTGTGGTGCTGCCCGGGGAGATATTCATTTATAGCACCGTGCCTGGTGCCGGTTTGACTTCTATGATGTTTCAGATGTGTAATAAATGTTTGAACATTAAGGCTTCCTATTCCTTCCTATTCTAAGGACAGTCTTTTTCTTCCAACGCTTTATTTAAAAAGGTCCACAGGTAACAGTAGATGATACTGTAAGTGTACGTAGTGACAACTAGAGAATCACCAGTACCTTGCAGGATGTGCATCCTGaccagctctgctctctctggaCGACTGCGGATCTTGTGCTTGAGGAAATTCTCTGTCTAAAGAGAAAGACGGACACAGAACAGTTAGAAAATCCTCCAAATGTTCACGTCCCACTCTTTTCTGCTGCACTGAGCAACACAGCAGTCCAAAAGTACATTTCCTCTGCTTCTCAAGTCCACATTTAGGACTTTATTTCCAAGCTGGGTGCCTTACCCTGGCTCTCTCCAAGCTGCGAATCTGTCCATGGAAGGCTGCCGGGCTCTTCAGAGCTGCAAC encodes:
- the mrtfba gene encoding myocardin-related transcription factor B, which encodes MEPQVTQGHLGAEGDCGMLSLLLPSPQSEAVTHEMEELSLQPTLNLPPLNERKNALQLRLQQRRTREQLVEQGIMPPLKSPAAFHGQIRSLERARTENFLKHKIRSRPERAELVRMHILQETGAEPSLQATQMRLKRARLADNLNEKIAQRPGPMELIEKNILPVDSSLKQAIIVGQVNYHKVVDEDSCDALSPEQPASQESQSSVPSPMESKAPETPSPAPAPPPPPPQPLPTTMLQAFPVATQAATEIVKVISATEPPASRPVVTPTQPVTTAAPSKPGPTLVKQSQQRSPSEKSRSKKGKEPKSRVKKLKYHQYVPPDQKQEASEAPMDSSYARLLQQQQLFLQLQILSQQQQHYNYQTILPAPLKPVAEGQSSSAGSLPTSIMVSLPAAPPPPPVPSASARPNNSLSNRKPGVLPANLEEMKVAELKLELKLRGLPVSGTKTDLIERLKPFQDNPSISAPTTIHAPGTTTFSSVPMEVTTTTTPAIVLPVQQVAPENTNSTPPVSPIPYDPSALQQDVGMSEAPSETQMVSPGWACPRPSPLLSFRVPAEKDRRLHEKERQIEELMRKLEQEQRLVEELKMQLEVEKRATTTDSVSPQLTSIPAMNPVPAVLNSNVVKMEGAVLSNCSSTPATIPNSILGSQALSPLPTVVKLEDVTVSSGKPLQLQTQTQLLTQIQTQAQVTASPQLLPQSQRSPKLQTQPQSQPAAPSLQQFFISHTGGVSQVLGQPQTLLTTSGQPQTLLTRTGQAGTQILLPVSLPNNATAIQLPSTTVSLQPVLQATVSNPGLVQASVPQLQTTKLETAPSHQLANHNQLLQTLTMCNNTTGLENQTRPEINPQCFLRSCPENRVSPRASPNHHISNGPFNKSPSPQPTFILQPTSLVTQPPKTREPPRYEEAVKQSRNFHINNVSQVPTATSQQMDDLFDILIESGEITPFIQQDPSVSLTKTNPVTANITTLPVSTAVSRPPPQIQVAPPPTLSPLIGQSLPSLSSLATDNQLEAFLERTLADTSPESDPRTQGLMEELQAQLMEQQPYSPMDTSDLSFCDSSSPPSSLNIGLSDPGMDNMEWLDLTMPPGPAGALTPLGIPTDFLDTHDLQLHWD